The following coding sequences lie in one Lacerta agilis isolate rLacAgi1 chromosome 4, rLacAgi1.pri, whole genome shotgun sequence genomic window:
- the LOC117046127 gene encoding 60S ribosomal protein L18a — protein sequence MKASGTLREYKVVGRCLPTPKCPTPPLYRMRIFAPNHVVAKSRFWYFVSQLKKMKKSSGEIVYCGQVFEKSPLKVKNFGIWLRYDSRSGTHNMYREYRDLTTAGAVTQCYRDMGARHRARAHSIQIMKVEEIAASKCRRPAVKQFHDSKIKFPLPHRVLRRQHKPRFTTKRPNTFF from the coding sequence ATGAAGGCGTCGGGCACCCTGAGGGAGTACAAAGTTGTTGGGAGATGCCTCCCCACTCCTAAGTGCCCAACACCACCTCTCTATCGTATGCGCATCTTTGCTCCTAATCATGTTGTTGCAAAGTCCCGCTTCTGGTACTTTGTCTCTCAgctgaagaagatgaagaaatctTCAGGGGAAATTGTGTACTGTGGACAGGTTTTTGAGAAGTCTCCGTTGAAGGTGAAAAATTTCGGTATCTGGCTGCGCTATGATTCTCGTAGTGGAACTCATAACATGTACAGGGAATACAGGGATTTGACAACTGCTGGAGCTGTTACACAGTGCTATCGCGATATGGGAGCCCGTCATAGAGCTCGTGCTCACTCAATTCAGATCATGAAGGTTGAAGAGATCGCTGCTAGCAAGTGCCGCAGACCAGCTGTCAAACAGTTCCATGATTCCAAAATCAAGTTCCCTCTGCCGCATAGAGTTCTGCGTCGCCAACATAAGCCACGCTTCACCACCAAGAGACCAAACACGTTCTTTTAA